One part of the Vogesella sp. LIG4 genome encodes these proteins:
- the prfA gene encoding peptide chain release factor 1: protein MKPSIAAKLATLCERLEEVTHLLAAENATADMDAFRKLTREHAELTPVAEAFTAFRQCEADIETAGELLADPDMKEFAQAEIDEARARMESLELELQKLLLPKDPNDDKNILLEIRAGTGGDEAALFAGDLLRMYTRYAERNRWQAEILSASESDLGGYKEVIVRIAGDAAYSRLKFESGGHRVQRVPATETQGRIHTSACTVAVMPEADEIAEVVLNPADLRIDTYRASGAGGQHINKTDSAVRITHLPTGIVAECQDGRSQHANKASAMRVLAARIYDIQLREQQQKEAAERKSLIGSGDRSERIRTYNYPQGRVTDHRINLTLYKLDYVMDGDMVELTDALLAERQAELLAQLAE, encoded by the coding sequence ATGAAACCGTCGATTGCGGCGAAACTGGCCACCCTTTGCGAGCGGCTGGAAGAAGTCACCCATTTATTGGCTGCCGAAAATGCCACCGCGGACATGGACGCGTTCCGCAAGCTCACCCGCGAGCATGCCGAACTCACCCCGGTGGCGGAGGCGTTCACTGCCTTTCGCCAGTGCGAGGCCGATATCGAGACCGCCGGCGAACTGCTGGCCGACCCGGACATGAAAGAGTTCGCCCAGGCCGAGATCGACGAGGCGCGCGCGCGCATGGAGAGCCTGGAGCTGGAGCTGCAGAAGCTGCTGCTGCCCAAGGACCCGAACGACGACAAGAACATCCTGCTGGAAATCCGCGCTGGTACCGGCGGTGACGAAGCGGCGCTGTTCGCCGGCGACCTCCTGCGCATGTACACCCGCTACGCCGAGCGCAACCGCTGGCAGGCGGAGATCCTGTCCGCCAGCGAATCCGACCTCGGCGGCTACAAGGAAGTGATCGTGCGCATCGCCGGCGATGCTGCCTACTCGCGGCTGAAATTCGAATCCGGCGGCCACCGCGTACAGCGCGTGCCGGCCACCGAAACCCAGGGCCGCATCCACACCTCCGCCTGCACCGTGGCGGTAATGCCGGAAGCGGACGAGATTGCCGAGGTGGTGCTGAACCCGGCCGACCTGCGCATCGATACCTATCGTGCCAGCGGTGCCGGCGGCCAGCACATCAACAAGACCGACTCCGCGGTGCGCATCACCCACCTGCCCACCGGCATCGTGGCCGAGTGCCAGGACGGCCGCTCGCAGCATGCCAACAAGGCCAGCGCCATGCGCGTGCTGGCGGCGCGCATCTACGACATCCAGCTGCGCGAGCAGCAGCAGAAGGAAGCGGCGGAGCGCAAGAGCCTGATCGGCTCCGGCGACCGCTCCGAGCGCATCCGCACCTATAACTACCCGCAGGGTCGCGTGACCGACCACCGCATCAATCTGACGCTGTACAAGCTGGATTACGTGATGGACGGCGACATGGTGGAGCTGACCGACGCGCTGCTGGCCGAGCGCCAGGCCGAGCTGCTGGCACAGCTGGCGGAATAA
- a CDS encoding alpha/beta hydrolase, whose translation MTILYRGMDRAALDAAYNNSRAVPAFPAMLAAGQQRSAELYANSPGRRQLHYGKGLRQRLDWLPCGADGAPTFVFIHGGYWQNCVKEDFAYIAAGPLARGFNVVLAEYTLAPQASMTQIVAEIGALLDYLARDPEGLGTAGRPLCLSGHSAGGHLTAMHRAHPLVSVALPISALVDLEPISLCWLNDKLQLSAQEIAACSPLRHIGPGAPTLVAVGADELPELVRHSDDYAAACSAAGEAAAGLHVAGHNHFSILDDLAQPHGVLLTALQRYAPQLGGVPQA comes from the coding sequence ATGACGATTCTCTATCGAGGCATGGACCGGGCGGCACTGGATGCGGCCTACAACAACTCACGGGCGGTGCCGGCATTCCCCGCCATGCTGGCTGCGGGCCAGCAGCGCAGTGCCGAGCTGTATGCGAACAGCCCGGGCCGGCGCCAGCTGCACTACGGCAAGGGCCTGCGCCAGCGCCTGGACTGGCTGCCCTGCGGCGCGGACGGCGCGCCCACCTTTGTCTTCATCCACGGCGGCTATTGGCAGAACTGCGTCAAGGAAGACTTCGCCTACATCGCCGCCGGCCCGCTGGCGCGCGGTTTCAACGTGGTGCTGGCGGAGTACACGCTGGCGCCGCAGGCATCGATGACGCAGATCGTGGCGGAAATCGGCGCGCTGCTGGACTACCTGGCGCGCGACCCGGAAGGGCTGGGCACGGCGGGGCGCCCCTTGTGCCTCAGCGGTCATTCCGCTGGCGGCCACCTGACGGCGATGCACCGCGCGCACCCGCTGGTGTCGGTGGCGCTGCCGATCAGCGCGCTGGTCGACCTGGAGCCGATCAGCCTGTGCTGGCTCAACGACAAGCTGCAGCTGAGCGCGCAGGAGATCGCCGCCTGCAGCCCGTTGCGGCACATCGGCCCGGGCGCGCCCACGCTGGTGGCGGTGGGGGCCGACGAGCTGCCGGAGCTGGTGCGCCACAGCGATGACTACGCCGCGGCCTGCAGCGCCGCGGGCGAGGCCGCCGCGGGTCTGCACGTGGCGGGCCACAACCATTTCTCGATACTCGACGACCTGGCGCAGCCGCATGGCGTGCTGCTGACGGCGTTGCAGCGCTACGCGCCGCAACTGGGCGGCGTGCCGCAGGCCTGA
- a CDS encoding D-serine ammonia-lyase, which produces MSHLDTLPAGLRQAQPLLWHNPTLRPTADALAACPYGRADIEAAIARWQRFAPLLARLFPDSVAADGRIDSPLLPQTDTRGQPLWVKADHALPITACIKARGGVYEVLCHAEELAQAAGLLPPGSSYTVLAEAPARALFAQHRILVGSTGNLGYSVGVMARALGLGVEVHMSHDAKEWKKQRLRALGAAVVEHQGDYALAVAAARDSAASDEHAYFIDDESSLLLFFGYAAAAWDLAPQLAAAGLRPTPEQPLRVYLPCGVGGAPGGVAFGLKCLFGDAVQCVLVEPVASPCFLLRLASGDDALSVYDIGLDNRTVADGLAVPRASATVADIVQPLIDAVITVSDDSLLAELRHQWRQHGLRLEPSATAGFVAHQLAATQWPGAAIPVVWTTGGNGLPDEVFLPLLAEQAA; this is translated from the coding sequence ATGTCCCACCTCGACACCCTGCCCGCCGGCCTGCGCCAGGCGCAGCCGCTGCTGTGGCACAACCCCACACTGCGCCCCACCGCCGACGCGCTGGCCGCCTGCCCCTACGGCCGTGCCGATATTGAAGCCGCCATCGCCCGCTGGCAGCGTTTCGCGCCGCTGCTGGCGCGGCTGTTCCCGGACAGCGTGGCCGCCGACGGCCGCATCGATTCGCCGCTGCTGCCGCAAACCGACACCCGCGGCCAACCCTTGTGGGTAAAGGCCGACCACGCACTGCCGATCACCGCTTGCATCAAGGCGCGCGGCGGCGTGTACGAGGTGCTGTGCCATGCCGAGGAGCTGGCGCAGGCCGCCGGCCTGCTGCCACCCGGCAGCAGCTACACTGTGCTGGCCGAAGCGCCGGCGCGCGCGCTGTTCGCGCAGCACCGCATCCTGGTGGGCAGCACCGGCAACCTCGGCTACAGCGTGGGCGTGATGGCGCGCGCGCTGGGACTGGGGGTGGAAGTGCACATGTCGCACGATGCCAAGGAATGGAAAAAACAGCGCCTGCGCGCACTGGGCGCCGCGGTGGTGGAACACCAGGGCGACTACGCGCTGGCGGTGGCCGCAGCGCGCGACAGCGCCGCCAGCGATGAGCACGCCTATTTCATCGACGACGAAAGCTCGCTGCTGCTGTTCTTCGGCTATGCCGCCGCGGCCTGGGATCTGGCTCCGCAGCTGGCCGCCGCCGGCCTGCGACCAACGCCCGAGCAGCCGCTGCGCGTCTACCTGCCCTGCGGCGTGGGCGGCGCGCCGGGTGGCGTGGCTTTCGGCCTGAAGTGTCTGTTCGGCGACGCGGTGCAATGCGTGCTGGTGGAACCAGTGGCCTCGCCCTGCTTCCTGCTGCGCCTGGCCAGCGGCGATGATGCGCTGTCGGTGTACGACATCGGCCTCGACAACCGCACCGTGGCCGACGGCCTGGCAGTGCCGCGCGCCTCGGCCACCGTGGCCGACATCGTGCAGCCGCTGATCGACGCCGTGATCACCGTCAGCGACGACAGCCTGCTGGCCGAACTACGCCACCAGTGGCGCCAGCACGGCCTGCGGCTGGAGCCGTCCGCCACCGCCGGCTTCGTCGCCCACCAGCTGGCGGCTACGCAATGGCCGGGCGCGGCGATCCCGGTGGTGTGGACCACCGGCGGCAACGGCCTGCCGGACGAAGTGTTCCTGCCCTTGCTGGCGGAACAGGCGGCATAG
- a CDS encoding DUF1456 family protein, with protein MLNNDILRSVRFILNISDARMLAILQHVEPYADDDFAALLKKEDEAGFLPCSDELLSAFLDGLIIERRGRRDDAPPPAPLLRLANNDILKKLRVAFELKQEDIEALLALTGFKVSTAEVGALFRKPGHKNYRQCGDQFLRYLLKGLAIKLRPGAQPKGA; from the coding sequence ATGCTCAACAACGACATCCTGCGCAGCGTGCGCTTCATCCTCAATATCAGCGATGCGCGCATGCTGGCCATTCTGCAGCACGTGGAGCCGTATGCCGACGACGACTTTGCCGCGCTGCTGAAAAAGGAAGACGAGGCCGGCTTTCTGCCCTGCAGCGACGAGCTGCTGTCCGCCTTTCTCGACGGCCTGATCATCGAGCGCCGCGGCCGCCGCGACGACGCGCCGCCGCCGGCCCCGCTCTTGCGCCTGGCCAATAACGACATCCTGAAAAAGCTGCGCGTGGCGTTCGAGCTGAAGCAGGAAGACATCGAGGCGCTGCTGGCGCTCACCGGCTTCAAGGTATCCACTGCCGAAGTCGGCGCGCTGTTCCGCAAGCCCGGCCACAAGAACTACCGCCAGTGCGGCGACCAGTTCCTGCGCTACCTGCTCAAGGGCCTGGCCATCAAGCTGCGCCCCGGTGCGCAGCCCAAGGGCGCCTGA
- a CDS encoding GIY-YIG nuclease family protein: MSWFLYVLECRGGSLYTGISNNVDKRYAAHVAGKGARYTRSFPPERIALVLPFADKGAALRAELAVKAMSAAQKRAWLAQQVISQANQSTQ, translated from the coding sequence ATGAGCTGGTTTCTCTACGTGCTGGAATGCCGCGGCGGCAGTCTGTACACCGGCATCAGCAACAACGTGGACAAGCGCTATGCCGCGCATGTGGCCGGCAAGGGCGCGCGCTACACCCGCAGCTTTCCGCCGGAGCGCATCGCGCTGGTACTGCCGTTTGCCGACAAGGGTGCAGCGCTGCGCGCCGAGCTGGCGGTAAAGGCAATGAGCGCGGCACAGAAGCGTGCCTGGCTGGCGCAGCAAGTGATTAGCCAGGCTAATCAAAGTACGCAGTAA
- a CDS encoding DUF2892 domain-containing protein → MFQRNIGSTERLIRIVAGLAITALAFVGPKSSWALLGLVPLATGLIGWCPPYAIFGINTCKTPKA, encoded by the coding sequence ATGTTCCAACGCAATATCGGCAGTACCGAGCGGCTGATCCGCATCGTGGCGGGGCTGGCCATCACCGCACTGGCCTTTGTCGGCCCGAAATCGTCGTGGGCGCTGCTGGGCCTGGTGCCGCTGGCCACCGGCCTCATCGGCTGGTGCCCGCCGTATGCCATCTTCGGCATCAATACCTGCAAGACGCCGAAGGCGTAA
- the hemA gene encoding glutamyl-tRNA reductase gives MQLLAIGLNHHTAPLAIRERLAFPAETLTAALAQLVESHAAREATIVSTCNRTELYCATAQPEEVLRWLVGYHGMVPGEVEPYLYQLDAAETARHAFRVASGLDSMVLGETQILGQIKDAVRTAERAGTMGSLLNGLFQKTFAVAKDVRSQTAVGASSVSMAAAGVKLAEQIFASVGELNVLFIGAGEMIELVATHFAARQPKKLTVANRTLERGQRLAAEFGGNAITLSELPEQLQHYDVVVSSTASQLPIIGKGMVERAIKARRHRPMFMLDLAVPRDIEAEVGRMDDVYLYTVDDIASIVEVGQQARNQAAEEAETIINHRVVEFVDWLKRRESVPLIRALRDESERVRRHTLDAALKQLARGDAPEKVLEALSLQLTNKLMHPPTQALSTGSGAAHDAQVELIARLYRLHPEQ, from the coding sequence ATGCAGCTGCTCGCCATCGGCCTGAACCACCACACCGCTCCGCTCGCCATCCGCGAGCGTCTGGCCTTTCCGGCCGAGACGCTGACGGCGGCGCTGGCGCAGCTGGTGGAGTCACACGCCGCGCGCGAGGCCACCATCGTTTCCACCTGTAACCGCACCGAGCTGTACTGTGCCACCGCCCAGCCGGAGGAAGTGCTGCGCTGGCTGGTGGGCTACCACGGCATGGTGCCGGGCGAGGTGGAGCCGTATCTGTACCAGCTGGATGCCGCCGAAACCGCGCGTCACGCCTTCCGCGTGGCCTCGGGGCTGGATTCCATGGTGCTGGGCGAGACGCAGATCCTGGGCCAGATCAAGGACGCGGTGCGCACCGCCGAACGCGCCGGCACCATGGGCAGCCTGCTCAACGGCCTGTTCCAGAAAACCTTCGCCGTGGCCAAGGACGTGCGCAGCCAGACCGCGGTGGGCGCCAGTTCGGTATCGATGGCCGCCGCCGGGGTGAAGCTGGCCGAGCAGATCTTTGCCTCGGTGGGCGAGCTGAACGTGCTGTTCATCGGCGCCGGCGAGATGATCGAACTGGTGGCGACGCACTTTGCCGCTCGCCAGCCGAAGAAACTCACCGTGGCCAACCGCACGCTGGAACGCGGCCAGCGCCTGGCTGCCGAGTTCGGCGGCAACGCCATCACCCTGTCCGAGCTGCCGGAACAGCTGCAGCACTACGACGTGGTGGTGAGCTCCACCGCCAGCCAGCTGCCCATCATCGGCAAGGGCATGGTGGAGCGCGCCATCAAGGCACGGCGCCATCGGCCGATGTTCATGCTCGATCTGGCCGTACCGCGCGACATCGAGGCCGAGGTTGGCCGCATGGACGATGTCTACCTGTACACCGTGGACGACATCGCCAGCATCGTGGAAGTGGGCCAGCAGGCGCGCAACCAGGCGGCGGAAGAGGCCGAAACCATCATCAACCACCGCGTGGTGGAGTTCGTCGACTGGCTCAAGCGCCGTGAATCGGTGCCGCTGATCCGCGCGCTGCGCGACGAATCCGAACGCGTCCGCCGCCACACGTTGGATGCTGCGCTCAAGCAGCTGGCACGTGGCGACGCCCCCGAAAAAGTGCTGGAAGCGCTGTCGCTGCAGCTCACCAACAAACTGATGCACCCGCCGACGCAGGCGCTGTCCACCGGCAGCGGCGCGGCGCACGATGCGCAGGTCGAACTGATCGCGCGTCTGTATCGCTTACACCCGGAGCAGTAA
- the pdxH gene encoding pyridoxamine 5'-phosphate oxidase: protein MPLNLADIRLEYSKKELSPDDCLPDAVTQFELWLHEAIAAEVNEPTAMHIATVDENGRPSARIVLLKGVESGQLVFYTNYLSRKGRQLAANPYIAVTFFWPELERQVRIEGKVVPVAPEVSDAYFASRPYTSRIGAWASEQSSEIDGKSVLVTRAATFGLKHPLNVPRPPHWGGYGVVPDRVEFWQGRPSRLHDRVLYTLQQDAGWRRSRLAP from the coding sequence ATGCCGCTGAATCTCGCCGACATCCGCCTGGAATACAGCAAGAAAGAACTTTCCCCCGACGACTGCCTGCCCGACGCGGTGACGCAGTTCGAACTATGGCTGCACGAAGCCATTGCCGCCGAGGTGAACGAGCCCACCGCCATGCACATTGCCACGGTGGACGAGAACGGCCGCCCGTCGGCGCGCATCGTGCTGCTCAAGGGGGTGGAAAGCGGCCAACTGGTGTTCTACACCAACTATCTCAGCCGCAAGGGCCGCCAGCTTGCGGCCAACCCCTATATCGCCGTCACCTTCTTCTGGCCGGAGCTGGAGCGCCAGGTGCGCATCGAGGGCAAGGTGGTGCCGGTGGCGCCGGAAGTCTCCGACGCCTACTTTGCCAGCCGCCCCTACACCAGCCGCATCGGCGCCTGGGCCAGCGAGCAGAGCAGCGAGATCGACGGCAAGAGCGTACTGGTGACCCGCGCCGCCACCTTCGGCCTGAAACACCCGCTGAACGTGCCGCGTCCACCGCACTGGGGTGGCTACGGCGTGGTGCCGGACCGGGTGGAATTCTGGCAGGGCCGCCCCAGCCGCCTGCACGACCGCGTGCTGTATACCTTGCAGCAGGACGCCGGCTGGCGACGCAGCCGACTGGCGCCTTAA
- a CDS encoding septal ring lytic transglycosylase RlpA family protein — protein MQTPVNLDLIPDAVPQAEPLIASANKPYSALGMSFRPDASEKPYRQTGKASWYGKQFHGRKTTSGERYDMFAMTAAHPTLPIPSYARVTNLVNGDSVIVRINDRGPFHKSRLMDLSYAAAYKLGIVKAGAAKVVVERVFPVEGSDRIATKPQLQQKEAIADNYYLQVASFSRLAAAEAELKALLANPANQHDEKLGIVNQDGLFRVRMGPFSDDKQAIQVANALNVAPVITR, from the coding sequence GTGCAAACTCCGGTCAACCTGGACCTGATACCGGATGCCGTGCCGCAAGCCGAACCGCTGATCGCTTCAGCCAACAAGCCGTACTCCGCACTGGGCATGAGTTTCCGCCCGGATGCATCGGAAAAGCCCTATCGCCAGACTGGCAAGGCTTCCTGGTACGGCAAGCAATTCCACGGTCGCAAGACCACCTCGGGCGAACGCTACGACATGTTCGCCATGACCGCAGCGCACCCGACGCTGCCGATTCCGAGCTACGCACGGGTAACCAACCTGGTGAACGGCGACTCGGTGATCGTGCGCATCAATGACCGCGGCCCGTTCCACAAGAGCCGCCTGATGGACCTGAGCTACGCCGCTGCCTACAAGCTGGGCATCGTCAAGGCCGGGGCTGCCAAGGTAGTGGTGGAGCGCGTGTTCCCGGTGGAAGGCAGCGACCGCATCGCTACCAAGCCGCAACTGCAGCAGAAGGAAGCCATCGCAGACAATTACTATCTGCAGGTGGCATCGTTCAGCCGACTGGCCGCCGCCGAGGCTGAACTGAAGGCCTTGCTGGCCAACCCGGCAAACCAGCACGACGAGAAACTGGGCATCGTCAACCAGGACGGCCTGTTCCGCGTGCGCATGGGCCCATTCAGCGACGACAAACAGGCCATCCAGGTGGCCAACGCACTGAACGTGGCACCGGTCATCACCCGCTAA
- a CDS encoding LysR family transcriptional regulator, with protein sequence MARRLDASLLADLWFFHAVAECGGFRRAAEQLAVTQGAVSQRVQRLEARLQLSLLQRGGRTPQLTPAGQRLFAATRSGFDTVAETLAALQAEAAPGSVRLAAPPSLALEWLLPRLGRFASLHPHISVDLLADNQPYSPAALRQAGIDLALRYLPQAPQDAAFVLPEYGFPVAAPGLIAGQLLHDDAPWSSPAPAGSEWALWLAAYGRPHGSTAGERHFNQAQLAYRSAQAGDGVALGRQLLVARYLQDGSLRRLDEHPPLLLGYYALYPVSSSEAVQTLVTWLCGEMQRG encoded by the coding sequence ATGGCGCGCCGACTGGATGCCAGCCTGCTGGCCGACCTGTGGTTCTTCCACGCCGTGGCGGAGTGCGGCGGCTTTCGCCGCGCCGCCGAACAGCTGGCGGTCACCCAGGGGGCGGTGAGCCAGCGCGTGCAGCGGCTGGAGGCCCGCCTGCAGCTGAGCCTGCTGCAGCGCGGTGGCCGCACGCCGCAGCTCACCCCGGCCGGCCAGCGCCTGTTTGCCGCCACCCGCAGCGGCTTCGATACCGTGGCCGAAACGTTGGCCGCATTGCAGGCCGAGGCTGCACCCGGCAGCGTGCGCCTGGCCGCACCGCCATCGCTGGCGCTGGAGTGGCTGCTGCCGCGGCTGGGCCGCTTCGCCAGCCTGCACCCGCACATCAGCGTCGATCTGCTGGCCGACAACCAGCCCTACAGCCCGGCGGCCTTGCGCCAGGCCGGCATCGACCTGGCGCTGCGCTACCTGCCGCAGGCGCCGCAGGATGCCGCCTTCGTGCTGCCCGAATACGGTTTTCCGGTGGCGGCGCCAGGCTTGATTGCTGGCCAGCTGTTGCACGACGATGCGCCGTGGAGCAGCCCGGCGCCGGCCGGCAGCGAATGGGCGCTATGGTTGGCCGCATACGGCCGACCACACGGCAGCACTGCCGGCGAGCGCCACTTCAACCAGGCTCAGCTCGCCTACCGCAGCGCCCAGGCCGGCGACGGCGTGGCGCTGGGCCGCCAGCTGCTGGTGGCGCGCTACCTGCAGGACGGCAGCCTGCGCCGGCTGGATGAGCATCCGCCCTTGCTGCTGGGCTACTACGCGCTGTACCCGGTAAGCAGTAGCGAGGCGGTGCAGACGCTGGTGACGTGGCTGTGCGGCGAGATGCAGCGCGGATAG
- a CDS encoding metal-dependent hydrolase — protein sequence MPSILSHPAVPLAIGLGLGRKLIPRPLLLAGVLLSILPDLDVLAFRLGIPYGDAFGHRGFSHALFSAALLALLAGWYCQRRYPVSFRVACGYLFVAMASHGLLDTLTTGGKGVALLWPFSNERFFAPLQFIQVSPIGAGRFLSARGLTVLISELQWVWLPAIALGLLIACCRRSIHSRSEQNRNRPKPPAADTR from the coding sequence ATGCCTTCCATACTTTCCCACCCGGCGGTGCCGCTGGCCATTGGCCTGGGGCTGGGCCGCAAGCTGATTCCCCGCCCGCTGCTGCTGGCCGGCGTGCTGCTGTCCATCCTGCCGGATCTGGACGTGCTGGCCTTCCGCCTCGGCATTCCCTATGGCGACGCATTCGGCCACCGCGGCTTCAGCCATGCGCTGTTCAGCGCGGCGCTGCTGGCATTGCTGGCCGGCTGGTACTGCCAGCGGCGCTACCCGGTAAGCTTCCGGGTGGCCTGCGGCTACCTGTTTGTCGCCATGGCCTCGCATGGCCTGCTGGATACGCTGACCACCGGCGGCAAGGGCGTGGCGCTACTGTGGCCGTTCAGCAACGAGCGTTTCTTCGCGCCGCTGCAGTTCATCCAGGTATCGCCCATTGGTGCCGGACGTTTTCTGTCCGCGCGTGGTCTGACGGTGCTGATCTCCGAACTGCAATGGGTGTGGCTGCCGGCCATCGCACTGGGGCTGCTGATCGCCTGCTGCCGGCGAAGCATTCATTCCCGCAGCGAGCAGAATCGGAATCGTCCCAAGCCACCCGCGGCGGATACGCGCTAG
- a CDS encoding YbhB/YbcL family Raf kinase inhibitor-like protein codes for MKPLLLTSLLLAALPGMAFELTSPQLHAGQSMAKAQEYNNLGCNGGNVSPALAWQHAPAGSRSFAVTVYDPDAPGGNGWWHWLVFNLPAGTAGLAAGAGNPGGALPPGSVQSRTDFGAPGYGGPCPPQGDKPHHYIFSVYALKVDKLALGTDSGPAQVERMLNANSLGKATLTASYGR; via the coding sequence ATGAAACCGCTACTGCTCACCAGCCTGCTGCTGGCCGCCCTCCCAGGCATGGCCTTCGAACTCACCAGCCCGCAGCTGCACGCCGGCCAGAGCATGGCCAAGGCGCAGGAGTACAACAACCTTGGCTGCAACGGCGGCAATGTGTCGCCAGCGCTGGCCTGGCAACACGCCCCGGCCGGCAGCCGAAGCTTTGCCGTTACCGTGTACGACCCGGATGCGCCCGGCGGCAACGGCTGGTGGCACTGGCTGGTCTTCAACCTGCCGGCCGGCACAGCGGGCCTGGCAGCCGGCGCCGGCAACCCCGGCGGCGCGCTGCCGCCGGGCAGCGTGCAAAGCCGCACCGACTTCGGCGCACCGGGCTATGGCGGCCCCTGCCCGCCGCAGGGCGACAAACCGCACCACTACATCTTCAGCGTGTACGCGCTGAAAGTGGACAAGCTGGCGCTGGGCACCGACAGCGGCCCGGCGCAGGTGGAGCGCATGCTGAACGCCAACAGCCTGGGCAAGGCCACGCTCACCGCCAGCTATGGCCGCTAG
- the trmL gene encoding tRNA (uridine(34)/cytosine(34)/5-carboxymethylaminomethyluridine(34)-2'-O)-methyltransferase TrmL — translation MFTVVLYQPEIPPNTGNIIRLCANTGCELHLVKPLGFPLEDAKLKRAGLDYHEYARMVVHENWEACLAHLGERRIFAATTKGATRHDRIAFQPGDVLVFGPESRGLPAEILDTLPSTRRVRLPMRPESRSLNLSNAVAVLVFEAWRQHDFAGGN, via the coding sequence ATGTTTACCGTTGTTCTCTACCAGCCGGAAATACCGCCCAACACGGGCAATATTATTCGACTCTGTGCCAACACCGGCTGTGAATTGCACCTGGTCAAGCCACTGGGTTTTCCGCTCGAAGACGCCAAACTGAAACGCGCCGGACTCGACTATCACGAGTACGCCCGCATGGTGGTCCACGAGAACTGGGAAGCCTGCCTGGCTCACCTTGGCGAGCGCCGTATCTTCGCGGCGACGACCAAGGGTGCCACTCGGCATGACCGCATCGCCTTCCAACCCGGCGATGTTTTAGTGTTCGGTCCCGAATCCCGCGGCCTGCCCGCCGAGATTCTCGACACGCTCCCGTCTACGCGGCGGGTGCGTTTGCCGATGCGGCCCGAATCGCGCAGCCTGAACCTCTCTAATGCCGTCGCCGTGCTCGTATTCGAAGCCTGGCGTCAGCATGATTTTGCCGGAGGAAACTAG
- a CDS encoding panthothenate synthetase: protein MKMLVTVDIPHEPFNTLVRNGQAGAVIGRILDSIQPEATYFTEQDGHRCAILVVEVANGAAVPALAEPFFLNFNADCKFRIVMSPADLQQAGLDEIGKRWS, encoded by the coding sequence ATGAAAATGCTAGTCACCGTGGACATCCCCCACGAACCGTTCAACACCCTGGTTCGCAATGGCCAGGCCGGAGCCGTCATCGGCCGCATTCTGGACAGCATCCAGCCGGAAGCAACGTACTTCACCGAACAGGACGGCCACCGCTGCGCCATCCTGGTGGTGGAAGTCGCCAATGGCGCCGCGGTGCCGGCGCTGGCCGAGCCGTTCTTCCTCAATTTCAATGCCGACTGCAAGTTCCGCATCGTGATGAGCCCGGCCGACCTGCAACAGGCAGGTCTCGACGAGATCGGCAAGCGCTGGAGCTAG
- a CDS encoding SAM-dependent methyltransferase — protein MSLIPEIKPQQSIELLKELHILTRDGKINQDTRRKLKQVYHLYQFIEPLMADVLAEKGSLTLADHGAGKSYLGFILYDLFLKDKAAAHVYGVETRQELVDKSVDLAQRLGFAGMSFLNLSVEQSITSDELPAQVDIITALHACNTATDDAIRFALAKDAKYIVLVPCCQAEVAAVLRQKKNETFGKTPLSELWRHPIHTREFGSQLTNVLRCLQLEARGYQLTVTELVGWEHSMKNELIIAKKTSKGKKAARERQEAILRELNLEELRERFAY, from the coding sequence ATGAGCCTGATCCCGGAAATCAAACCGCAGCAGTCCATCGAACTGCTGAAAGAACTGCACATCCTCACCCGCGACGGCAAGATCAACCAGGACACCCGCCGCAAGCTCAAGCAGGTGTACCACCTGTACCAGTTCATCGAACCCTTGATGGCCGACGTGCTGGCCGAGAAAGGCAGCCTGACCCTGGCCGACCACGGTGCCGGCAAGTCCTACCTCGGCTTCATCCTTTACGACCTGTTCCTGAAGGACAAGGCGGCTGCCCACGTCTACGGCGTGGAAACGCGGCAGGAGCTGGTGGACAAGTCGGTGGACCTCGCCCAGCGGCTGGGTTTTGCCGGCATGAGCTTCCTCAACCTCAGCGTGGAGCAGTCGATTACTTCGGACGAGCTGCCGGCGCAGGTGGACATCATCACCGCGCTGCACGCCTGCAACACCGCTACCGACGACGCCATCCGCTTCGCGCTGGCCAAGGACGCCAAGTACATCGTGCTGGTGCCGTGCTGCCAGGCCGAGGTGGCTGCCGTGCTGCGGCAGAAGAAGAACGAGACCTTCGGCAAGACGCCGCTGTCCGAGCTGTGGCGCCACCCCATCCACACCCGCGAATTCGGCAGCCAGCTCACCAACGTGCTGCGCTGCCTGCAGCTGGAGGCGCGCGGCTACCAGCTCACCGTCACCGAGCTGGTGGGCTGGGAGCACTCGATGAAGAACGAGCTGATCATCGCCAAGAAAACCAGCAAGGGCAAAAAAGCCGCCCGTGAGCGCCAGGAGGCGATCCTGCGCGAACTGAACCTGGAAGAGCTGCGCGAGCGCTTCGCCTACTGA